Part of the Pseudomonas sp. P8_241 genome is shown below.
CGGCAGGGTGAAGGACATGTCCTGGGCCATCATCAAATGGAAAAGGCCGCTCAGTAAGGCGAGGATAAAAAATCCTGCGGCTGATTTGGACATGCTGTGCTCCTCGAGGGTAGATTAAAAAACCAGACGTTCGGCAGAAGGTGCTGGCAACACGACGTTTTCCTGGCTTACGTCCTGACCGACAAACCCACGCTGATCGCTCATCACTGCCAGTTGTGGAGATTCCTGCAGTTGAAGGTAGTGCGGCATGCGTTGGGCCACCTGCGTATCAATGTGATCGGCAAAAAAATGACCACCCAGCAGTATTGTCAGCGTGATCGCATTCGATATTAAAAGGACACGGTTCATGACGCTGGCCTCATTTGTTCTGTGAGAACAGCTAAAGCAGCTCGCATGCCAGACTCTGTATGTATTTTTTTCCTTTAAAAACAATTAGATAGGTCGAGTTTTCGAAAGGCTGATGTTGCATTTTGCAATGGTGGCTTTTTGCGGTGATGCATTTTGCACGGTAGGTAACTCTTCGCTCGAAAGAGGCGCTTGCCTACACTTAAAAAGCCCTACGGACGACATGACAAAATCGTGCCTGCCCGTTAACATGCACGCCGTCCATCGCACTGTGAATCATGCGGGGGATTTGTGTCTCAGTAGCTCAATTGGATAGAGCATCCCCCTCCTAAGGGGAAGGTTGGCAGTTCTTATCTGGGGTACTCCCTAGACTCCTATTGAGATCATCTCCTTTGACTGGGAGTGGTGTAAGGAGATTGAGCTGACTCAACTCGGTTTAAGGGGGCCGGGGGCGAAATGGAAAATCGGTGAGCACTGAGCATTAAAGCTTTGTTTTTCTTGCTCTTTGCTTGAAACTGACTGAGAAAGAACCGAAGATACATGTGTTGAGTCCTCTTAGTTCAACGGATAGAACGAGCCCCTCCTAAGGGCTAGATGCAGGTTCGATTCCTGCAGGGGACATATCCTCCCGCTTTGCTTTTTCCTCTAGATTCTTTGTTGCTAAGCCCTCAAGCAATACCCCTTCCAAGACGATCGCGAAACGGTTTCGATAAGCTATCTGCTAACAGGCTTTAGCCCGATCGACTCTGCCCTTTCCAGTCTCCTTAGCTAGCAATTCTAGTGCCGTG
Proteins encoded:
- a CDS encoding PA3371 family protein; its protein translation is MSKSAAGFFILALLSGLFHLMMAQDMSFTLPLLACGIFTTLFVLALIVGRKIKFDPVLR